One part of the Drosophila teissieri strain GT53w chromosome 3R, Prin_Dtei_1.1, whole genome shotgun sequence genome encodes these proteins:
- the LOC122620534 gene encoding protein-L-isoaspartate(D-aspartate) O-methyltransferase yields the protein MAWRSVGANNEDLIRQLKDHGVIASDAVAQAMKETDRKHYSPRNPYMDAPQPIGGGVTISAPHMHAFALEYLRDHLKPGAHILDVGSGSGYLTACFYRYIKAKGVGTETRIVGIEHQAELVRLSKANLNTDDRSMLDSGQLIIVEGDGRKGYPPNAPYNAIHVGAAAPDTPTELINQLANGGRLIVPVGPDGGSQYMQQYDKDADGKVQMTRLMGVMYVPLTDLRS from the exons ATGGCATGGCGGTCCGTGGGAGCCAATAATGAAGACCTTATACGCCAACTGAAGG ATCACGGCGTCATTGCAAGTGATGCGGTGGCCCAGGCGATGAAGGAAACCGACCGCAAGCACTACTCTCCGCGCAACCCCTACATGGACGCCCCGCAACCCATAGGTGGAGGTGTCACCATCAGTGCTCCTCACATG cATGCCTTCGCCTTGGAGTATCTACGTGATCACTTGAAGCCCGGTGCACATATACTGGACGTGGGCTCTGGATCTGGCTACCTAACAGCCTGCTTCTATCGTTACATCAAGGCTAAGGGAGTCGGTACGGAGACCCGGATTGTGGGCATAGAGCACCAGGCAGAGCTGGTACGTCTGAGCAAGGCCAACCTGAACACCGACGACCGAAGCATGCTGGACTCCGGCCAGTTGATAATCGTCGAGGGCGACGGCCGTAAGGGATACCCCCCGAACGCACCGTATAATGCAATCCATGTAGGAGCAGCTGCTCCCGACACGCCCACCGAACTCATCAACCAACTGGCCAACGGCGGACGCCTCATAGTTCCAGTCGGTCCCGACGGCGGATCTCAGTACATGCAACAG tACGACAAGGACGCTGATGGGAAGGTACAGATGACACGTCTTATGGGCGTAATGTACGTCCCCCTTACAGATCTTCGCTCCTGA
- the LOC122619898 gene encoding phosphatidylinositol 4-kinase type 2-alpha isoform X2: MSKTNIKTFLSQQPLSNSIAAKYPAESRDDEQPTTSKDALESSSSVPSASVPYACICCENKCQLDKDYLETQSDKEGHPPFLVNSPSMARDSKDTVTVQFVAPRCNCANCPLRNFFDSNLLTVGVFNLTCLMERLSSSSRENFIQQVFSICQDLEGDFNDNFDFIDDPLFSEIVAKAEGAIEDGVLPERIYQGSSGSYFVKDASHQCLAVFKPKDEEPYGRLNPKWTKWMHKLCCPCCFGRACLIPNQGYLSESGASLVDRKLNLNVVPKTRVVRLVAESFNYARIDRQKAKLKKRIKEHYPSAHFNRMSLPLKTGSFQLFVEGYKDADYWLRRFDSEPLPPSVAKSFQLQFERLVVLDYIIRNTDRGNDNWLIKYVAPKITTQVGGTGGRTMHGIVRPKLPNALGASRIVDLNELQAIPNTTADGREINHLDGGATTNAQQDSSSLTSSEDEPSSRSPSSEPDWNVVNSAFIRIAAIDNGLAFPFKHPDSWRAYPYHWAWLPQAKTPFSEEIKEHVLPQLSDMNFVEEICTDLLYLFQQDRGFDKRLFERQMSVMRGQILNLTQALRDGKSPVQLVQMPAVIVERSSGSRFFSFTQRFQNKSPFFSWC, encoded by the exons ACCAGCAAGGATGCGCTGGAGAGCAGCTCCTCGGTGCCCTCTGCCTCCGTGCCCTACGCCTGCATCTGTTGCGAGAACAAGTGCCAGCTGGACAAGGACTATCTTGAGACGCAGTCCGACAAGGAGGGCCATCCGCCCTTTCTGGTGAACTCACCGTCGATGGCGCGTGACTCCAAAGACACAGTCACCGTTCAATTCGTGGCTCCTCGCTGCAATTGCGCCAATTGCCCACTGAGGAACTTCT TCGACTCGAACCTCTTGACTGTCGGcgtatttaatttaacttgTTTAATGGAGCGTTTGTCGAGCAGCAGTCGCGAAAACTTCATCCAGCAAGTGTTCTCAATTTGCCAGGACTTGGAGGGCGATTTTAACGACAACTTTGATTTCATAG ATGACCCGCTTTTCTCGGAGATTGTGGCGAAGGCGGAGGGTGCCATCGAGGATGGTGTGCTGCCTGAGCGCATTTACCAGGGTAGCAGTGGTTCCTATTTCGTCAAGGATGCCTCCCAT CAATGTCTGGCTGTATTTAAGCCAAAGGACGAGGAGCCCTATGGTAGACTGAATCCAAAGTGGACGAAATGGATGCATAAGCTGTGCTGCCCGTGTTGTTTTGGCCGAGCTTGCTTAATTCCCAATCAGGG GTACCTCTCCGAATCAGGAGCTAGCTTGGTAGATCGAAAACTTAATCTAAATGTGGTTCCAAAGACGCGTGTGGTTAGATTGGTTGCCGAGAGCTTTAACTACGCCCGCATTGATCGACAGAAGGCCAAACTGAAAAAGCGCATCAAGGAGCACTATCCGTCGGCTCACTTCAACCGAATGAGCCTTCCTCTAAAG ACTGGCTCCTTTCAGCTCTTCGTGGAGGGCTACAAGGATGCAGACTACTGGCTGCGGCGCTTTGACAGCGAACCTTTGCCGCCTTCAGTGGCCAAGTCATTTCAACTGCAGTTTGAACGTCTAGTCGTTCTAGATTATATTATACGCAACACGGACCGGGGCAACGACAACTGGCTGATTAAATACGTGGCACCTAAGATCACGACCCAGGTGGGTGGCACCGGCGGCAGAACCATGCACGGAATTGTGAGACCCAAATTGCCTAATGCGTTGGGGGCTTCAAGAATCGTTGATCTAAACGAGCTGCAGGCTATCCCAAATACGACGGCCGATGGTCGCGAAATAAACCACCTGGATGGTGGAGCAACCACCAATGCACAGCAGGACAGCAGCAGTCTGACCAGCAGCGAAGATGAACCCTCCTCGAGATCCCCTTCGTCGGAGCCCGATTGGAATGTGGTGAACTCAGCATTCATTCGGATCGCTGCCATCGACAATGGCCTCGCTTTTCCTTTCAAGCACCCGGACTCTTGGCGAGCTTATCCCTACCATTGGGCATGGTTGCCACAGGCGAAAACTCCATTTAGCGAAGAAATAAAGGAGCATGTGCTGCCACAGTTGTCAGATATGAACTTTGTAGAGGAGATCTGCACGGATTTGCTGTACCTCTTCCAGCAGGATCGTGGCTTTGACAAGCGTCTCTTCGAGCGTCAGATGTCGGTGATGCGGGGCCAGATTCTTAATCTCACCCAGGCTCTGAGGGATGGTAAGTCGCCGGTGCAACTGGTCCAGATGCCAGCGGTTATTGTCGAGCG ATCAAGTGGCAGtcgtttcttttcttttacgCAGCGCTTCCAAAATAAGAGCCCTTTCTTCTCTTGGTG ctaa
- the LOC122619897 gene encoding DNA cross-link repair 1A protein yields the protein MFNIGKIKIKAIADLQAPTRNNVQPDLPPTTRNRTPEQKGTGRARAASTTKKIQPKAEPCPIIASTAFKGSSKKTPLPGQMRIDSFFTCAVKNYKVNMVPNSSSKTVDPPLAKRKGNSRGRKRLFEGYTSISSASTDKLDAIPSENLVQPSPRAKGKENALSESDVIDLCSEDEQTIKKKPSVVASPCQTSSPVIASDLKGPEASVPEAQLCSSKDNLSREKITHVSKKSSSNNSSRLSAVTITKENLLTKNSKKGTGRKQKKPKPCPPYKVVEGTSFCVDGFQFGDIDRVTHYFLTHFHADHYIGLTKKFCYPLYVSPTTARLVRTFIKIDETYIYEIDVDQTLIVDGVQVTALEANHCPGALMFFFKLRSGECILHTGDFRASADMESLPIFWNHANIDLLYLDTTYMNKNYDFCHQSESVDRAVDLVRAFLEKNVSKRILIVCGSYVIGKEKIWLALAKEFTMRVWTESNRSTAVRCLKWPDLDSVLTEDPREANMHVVTMGKISYPSLVDYFTLFKDQYDMLLGIRPSGWEKNAKPSYGKLISTIGIEYSEHSSYKELERFVRFLKPKRVISTVPVGRDLFVTGDVPTQWYKYEGRASMLSTGYQPSISTFLATPKRVIAKFSSDIEMFLSPVEENAFEGNKDNITEHVTIMSSPTEEECFQNDSDIQVKNDPLGPDTFSNSEIVGGNNAMESQIPYVEIDIKNETFKQCNVIEVQKSEVVLLSRLTSDASDDWLL from the exons ATGTTCAATATAggaaaaataaagataaaagCAATTGCAGATCTGCAAGCCCCTACACGAAATAATGTGCAACCGGATTTACCGCCCACGACCAGGAACAGAACGCcggaacaaaaaggaacggGAAGAGCTCGTGCGGCTTCCACGACAAAAAAAATCCAGCCAAAAGCGGAACCATGCCCAATCATAGCCAGCACTGCGTTTAAAGGTTCCAGCAAGAAGACTCCGCTGCCAGGACAAATGCGTATAGATAGCTTTTTTACATGTGCTGTCAAGAACTACAAAGTAAACATGGTACCAAATTCCTCCTCCAAGACGGTGGATCCTCCTTTGGCCAAGCGGAAAGGAAATTCCAGGGGACGCAAGCGCCTGTTCGAGGGGTACACATCCATTTCCTCAGCCTCCACGGACAAGTTGGATGCGATACCGTCAGAGAATCTAGTGCAGCCTAGTCCCCGTGCGAAAGGCAAGGAGAACGCCCTCTCCGAATCGGACGTAATTGACCTGTGCTCCGAGGACGAACAgaccataaaaaaaaaaccttccGTAGTTGCCTCTCCCTGTCAAACAAGTAGCCCTGTAATAGCATCGGATCTTAAAGGTCCAGAGGCTTCCGTACCAGAAGCGCAGCTATGCAGTTCCAAAGACAATCTTAGCAGAGAGAAAATTACACACGTCTCCAAGAAATCCTCATCGAATAATTCTTCACGTTTATCAGCGGTTACAATCACAAAGGAAAACCTACTGaccaaaaactcaaaaaaaggaactgggcgcaaacaaaagaaaccaaaGCCTTGCCCGCCCTATAAAGTCGTGGAGGGTACATCCTTCTGTGTCGACGGTTTTCAGTTTGGGGATATAGATAGAGTCACACATTACTTTCTCACCCACTTTCACGCGGATCACTACATCGGCCTGACTAAAAAGTTCTGCTATCCTCTCTACGTGAGTCCTACTACAGCGCGTCTGGTGcgaacatttattaaaatcgaTGAAACGTACATTTATGAGATTGATGTGGACCAGACCCTGATAGTAGATGGCGTCCAAGTAACCGCTTTGGAAGCTAACCA TTGTCCTGGAGCACTTATGTTCTTCTTTAAACTGAGGTCTGGAGAGTGCATACTGCACACTGGAGACTTTCGAGCTAGCGCAGACATGGAATCCCTACCGATATTTTGGAACCATGCAAACATCGACCTGCTCTATCTGGATACAACGTATATGAACAAAAACTACGACTTTTGCCACCAAAGCGAGAGCGTTGACCGAGCGGTTGATCTGGTGCGCGCCTTCTTAGAGAAAAATGTATCTAAACGAATACTTATCGTCTGCGGTTCCTATGTGATAGGAAAGGAGAAGATATGGCTTGCCCTGGCGAAAGAGTTCACTATGAGAGTGTGGACGGAAAGCAATCGCAGCACTGCTGTAAGATGTCTGAAATGGCCTGATCTGGATTCCGTGCTAACAGAAGATCCTCGCGAAGCAAACATGCACGTTGTTACAATGGGAAAAATCAGCTATCCG AGCCTGGTTGattactttactttatttaaagACCAATATGATATGTTGCTAGGCATAAGGCCAAGTGGGTGGGAAAAAAACGCCAAGCCTTCCTACGGAAAGCTAATAAGCACCATCGGCATCGAGTACTCGGAACACTCCAGCTACAAGGAGTTAGAGCGGTTTGTACGCTTCCTCAAACCAAAGCGAGTCATAAGCACCGTTCCTGTGGGTCGCGATTTATTTGTCACTGGAGATGTGCCCACTCAGTGGTACAAGTACGAAGGTCGGGCATCTATGCTGAGTACAGGGTATCAGCCGTCGATATCCACTTTCCTAGCTACGCCTAAACGCGTAATTGCTAAATTTAGTTCAgatattgaaatgtttttgagCCCCGTGGAAGAGAATGCTTTCGAAGGAAACAAAGATAACATAACAGAGCATGTAACTATTATGTCTAGCCCTACAGAAGAAGAGTGTTTTCAAAATGATTCCGATATACAAGTTAAAAACGATCCGCTGGGACCAGACACGTTTTCGAACTCTGAAATAGTTGGTGGAAACAATGCAATGGAATCCCAAATTCCATATGTTGAAATAGACATCAAAAACGAAACTTTCAAACAATGCAATGTTATTGAGGTCCAGAAAAGCGAGGTTGTCTTACTTAGTAGACTGACATCCGATGCATCAGACGATTGGCTCCTATAG
- the LOC122619585 gene encoding LOW QUALITY PROTEIN: transcription initiation factor TFIID subunit 6 (The sequence of the model RefSeq protein was modified relative to this genomic sequence to represent the inferred CDS: deleted 1 base in 1 codon), whose product MWQFKNKKATEMRTSYNEMPDKDERFRKKSLSRLSLHTISLHNTGQRLDDGVADWLSLNLKEDITNLLNEAGKYMRRIRELRLNLSHLQHAVRMDGNLRHDIFFRLVHCDYCTRPLAKNVPRIISEAVTNENKDIPFVTGPESIPQISLEPSPVHYGWLKVERVLLNSCKRYPLTKEQQSFFELVTEACVGTSESRRQRALQTLSTDPSLEVLLPRLTKFIADAVAINVTQQNMSLLLYLMRMIRALLGNHRFSLLQYLHLLLPAVLSCLLAKQVCASPDLDDHWALREYSGNIMAHIGRQFDAADISILPRVIGVYKKALLMKPLTTVFGAVIGLGKLGNHAVRACIVPQLKYLSEHIEPHMTASLDRQAAKYIRHRVVKMCTPVLISLHQPPDLPEQYMDKYGSLGPPLSDSVIVTRMKIQAVAAAKAEAEVALKTMAAEHQYSRMAGVRYVGSIGLISGNQLPSNGVRPTSQASQSGYSIDPINVKTQTQIPCNPMHQYQKQATILKPSDCMVPQSMQFRNVLFPPTSQRSISPSRNGMLLKPNNVCVVHPSLMDLVHPITAECPLITYFNSRSL is encoded by the exons ATGTggcaatttaaaaacaaaaaggcaacTGAAATGAGAACGTCTTACAATGAAATGCCCGACAAGGACGAGAGATTCCGCAAAAAGTCATTGTCGCGGCTTTCTCTGCACACGATATCCTTGCACAACACTGGTCAGCGGCTGGACGACGGAGTAGCCGATTGGCTTTCCCTTAATCTTAAGGAAGACATTACAAACCTGCTTAACGAGGCGGGAAAATACATGCGACGCATCCGGGAGCTCCGATTGAACCTGTCCCACCTTCAGCATGCTGTCCGAATGGACGGCAACCTGCGTCACGACATTTTTTTCAGGCTGGTCCATTGTGACTATTGCACAAGGCCTCTGGCCAAAAATGTACCCAGAATCATCAGCGAAGCTGTAACCAACGAAAATAAGGATATACCTTTCGTTACCGGGCCGGAATCCATACCGCAGATTTCTTTGGAGCCGTCTCCCGTCCACTACGGCTGGTTAAAGGTGGAGCGGGTGCTGCTAAATTCCTGTAAGCGCTATCCGCTGACCAAGGAACAGCAGTCCTTCTTCGAGTTGGTTACCGAGGCCTGCGTGGGCACATCTGAGTCCCGGCGCCAGCGGGCCCTCCAAACCCTCTCCACTGATCCCTCGCTAGAGGTGTTGCTGCCCAGGCTGACCAAGTTCATCGCGGACGCAGTGGCTATCAACGTGACCCAGCAGAACATGTCGCTGCTCCTTTACCTTATGCGCATGATTAGAGCCCTTTTAGGAAACCATCGCTTTAGCTTGTTGCAATAC ctccacctgctcctgcCGGCCGTTCTATCCTGCTTGCTGGCGAAACAAGTGTGCGCATCTCCTGACTTGGATGATCACTGGGCCTTAAGGGAGTACTCCGGAAATATAATGGCCCATATAGGGCGCCAGTTCGACGCTGCCGACATTAGCATCCTGCCCAGAGTCATTGG GGTTTACAAAAAGGCGCTATTGATGAAGCCACTGACGACGGTGTTCGGAGCAGTCATTGGCCTGGGAAAGTTGGGGAATCACGCAGTACGCGCCTGCATTGTCCCTCAATTAAAGTATCTATCTGAACACATCGAGCCTCACATGACCGCCAGCCTAGACAGACAGGCAGCAAAGTACATTCGCCATCGGGTGGTAAAGATGTGCACTCCCGTGCTAATAAGTTTACATCAACCACCTGATCTGCCAGAACAGTACATGGACAAATATGGATCTTTAGGGCCGCCGTTGAGCGATTCCGTCATCGTGACGCGTATGAAGATACAAGCAGTGGCTGCAGCCAAGGCGGAAGCAGAAGTGGCGTTAAAAACAATGGCTGCAGAACACCAGTACTCCAGAATGGCAGGAGTTCGATATGTCGGCTCCATCGGTCTTATCTCTGGCAACCAGCTGCCCAGCAATGGTGTGCGTCCCACAAGCCAAGCATCCCAATCTGGCTATTCAATTGATCCTATAAATGTGAAGACCCAAACGCAAATTCCGTGCAATCCAATGCATCAGTACCAAAAGCAGGCCACTATTTTGAAGCCTTCGGACTGCATGGTTCCTCAATCGATGCAATTCAGAAACGTTTTATTTCCGCCCACTTCCCAGCGCTCCATTTCGCCATCAAGGAACGGAATGCTTTTAAAACCTAACAACGTTTGTGTT GTCCACCCTTCATTAATGGATTTGGTCCATCCCATAACGGCAGAATGCCCATTAATTACTTACTTTAATAGCCGATCTCTGTAA
- the LOC122619898 gene encoding phosphatidylinositol 4-kinase type 2-alpha isoform X3, with protein sequence MSKTNIKTFLSQQPLSNSIAAKYPAESRDDEQPTTSKDALESSSSVPSASVPYACICCENKCQLDKDYLETQSDKEGHPPFLVNSPSMARDSKDTVTVQFVAPRCNCANCPLRNFYDPLFSEIVAKAEGAIEDGVLPERIYQGSSGSYFVKDASHQCLAVFKPKDEEPYGRLNPKWTKWMHKLCCPCCFGRACLIPNQGYLSESGASLVDRKLNLNVVPKTRVVRLVAESFNYARIDRQKAKLKKRIKEHYPSAHFNRMSLPLKTGSFQLFVEGYKDADYWLRRFDSEPLPPSVAKSFQLQFERLVVLDYIIRNTDRGNDNWLIKYVAPKITTQVGGTGGRTMHGIVRPKLPNALGASRIVDLNELQAIPNTTADGREINHLDGGATTNAQQDSSSLTSSEDEPSSRSPSSEPDWNVVNSAFIRIAAIDNGLAFPFKHPDSWRAYPYHWAWLPQAKTPFSEEIKEHVLPQLSDMNFVEEICTDLLYLFQQDRGFDKRLFERQMSVMRGQILNLTQALRDGKSPVQLVQMPAVIVERSSGSRFFSFTQRFQNKSPFFSWC encoded by the exons ACCAGCAAGGATGCGCTGGAGAGCAGCTCCTCGGTGCCCTCTGCCTCCGTGCCCTACGCCTGCATCTGTTGCGAGAACAAGTGCCAGCTGGACAAGGACTATCTTGAGACGCAGTCCGACAAGGAGGGCCATCCGCCCTTTCTGGTGAACTCACCGTCGATGGCGCGTGACTCCAAAGACACAGTCACCGTTCAATTCGTGGCTCCTCGCTGCAATTGCGCCAATTGCCCACTGAGGAACTTCT ATGACCCGCTTTTCTCGGAGATTGTGGCGAAGGCGGAGGGTGCCATCGAGGATGGTGTGCTGCCTGAGCGCATTTACCAGGGTAGCAGTGGTTCCTATTTCGTCAAGGATGCCTCCCAT CAATGTCTGGCTGTATTTAAGCCAAAGGACGAGGAGCCCTATGGTAGACTGAATCCAAAGTGGACGAAATGGATGCATAAGCTGTGCTGCCCGTGTTGTTTTGGCCGAGCTTGCTTAATTCCCAATCAGGG GTACCTCTCCGAATCAGGAGCTAGCTTGGTAGATCGAAAACTTAATCTAAATGTGGTTCCAAAGACGCGTGTGGTTAGATTGGTTGCCGAGAGCTTTAACTACGCCCGCATTGATCGACAGAAGGCCAAACTGAAAAAGCGCATCAAGGAGCACTATCCGTCGGCTCACTTCAACCGAATGAGCCTTCCTCTAAAG ACTGGCTCCTTTCAGCTCTTCGTGGAGGGCTACAAGGATGCAGACTACTGGCTGCGGCGCTTTGACAGCGAACCTTTGCCGCCTTCAGTGGCCAAGTCATTTCAACTGCAGTTTGAACGTCTAGTCGTTCTAGATTATATTATACGCAACACGGACCGGGGCAACGACAACTGGCTGATTAAATACGTGGCACCTAAGATCACGACCCAGGTGGGTGGCACCGGCGGCAGAACCATGCACGGAATTGTGAGACCCAAATTGCCTAATGCGTTGGGGGCTTCAAGAATCGTTGATCTAAACGAGCTGCAGGCTATCCCAAATACGACGGCCGATGGTCGCGAAATAAACCACCTGGATGGTGGAGCAACCACCAATGCACAGCAGGACAGCAGCAGTCTGACCAGCAGCGAAGATGAACCCTCCTCGAGATCCCCTTCGTCGGAGCCCGATTGGAATGTGGTGAACTCAGCATTCATTCGGATCGCTGCCATCGACAATGGCCTCGCTTTTCCTTTCAAGCACCCGGACTCTTGGCGAGCTTATCCCTACCATTGGGCATGGTTGCCACAGGCGAAAACTCCATTTAGCGAAGAAATAAAGGAGCATGTGCTGCCACAGTTGTCAGATATGAACTTTGTAGAGGAGATCTGCACGGATTTGCTGTACCTCTTCCAGCAGGATCGTGGCTTTGACAAGCGTCTCTTCGAGCGTCAGATGTCGGTGATGCGGGGCCAGATTCTTAATCTCACCCAGGCTCTGAGGGATGGTAAGTCGCCGGTGCAACTGGTCCAGATGCCAGCGGTTATTGTCGAGCG ATCAAGTGGCAGtcgtttcttttcttttacgCAGCGCTTCCAAAATAAGAGCCCTTTCTTCTCTTGGTG ctaa